TCCAGGACGGCCCGGCCGGTGACGATGTGGTCGGACATGTTCAGCGCGTCGCCGGTCTCGTCCCAGCTGTCCCGGAAGTTGTTCGTGATGACGATCTCCGGCCGGTACTCGCGGATCACCCGGCTCAACGTCCGGCGCAGCGGGATGCCGTACTCCAGGACGCCGTCGGGCAGCCCGAGGAAGTCGACCCGGGACACTCCGACGATCTCCGCGGACGCCCGCTGCTCCGCCTCCCGCGCCGGTCCGGCCTCGGCGGGGTCCATGCCGTCGATACCGGCCTCGCCGCTGGTGAGCAGCGTGTAGGCGACCTCTTTGCCCTGCGCGGTCCAACGGGCGACCGCCGCCGCGGCACCGAACTCCAGATCGTCGGGGTGAGCCACGATGGCCAGCGCGCGCTGCCAGTCCTCGGTGACGGGCTCGAGCGGATTCGGAACCGCAGGGGCGTC
This genomic window from Cryptosporangium minutisporangium contains:
- a CDS encoding PIG-L deacetylase family protein, with the protein product MTADAPAVPNPLEPVTEDWQRALAIVAHPDDLEFGAAAAVARWTAQGKEVAYTLLTSGEAGIDGMDPAEAGPAREAEQRASAEIVGVSRVDFLGLPDGVLEYGIPLRRTLSRVIREYRPEIVITNNFRDSWDETGDALNMSDHIVTGRAVLDAVRDAANRWVFREQIDEGLERWGGVREVWAASSPLSKHGVDTTDTFGLGVRSLEAHAVYLRGLGSGDFDAEEFLEGFARQIGSRLGVTYGAAFEVFRLGLL